The Thermococcus henrietii genome segment GATGAACTTAAGGGCGGTTCCAAGGCTCGTCTCGTACCTGAATATCATGAACTCCTGCGGGACCGGGACGCTTATGAAGTCGCTCCTGACCTTGTCGTTCTCAATCTTAACCGGGGTGTAAGGCATCTCAACGCTACCGTTCTCGCTTATGACTACGAGGTTGCTTCCGTACCACGTTGGGCTGTGCTTCGGGTTGGCCGGCGGGTTGGGCTCCTTGTCGGGGGCGCCGGTCGAGGTAAGGGTGAGGAAGTAGTGCTTGTGGCCTTCTTTATCGATGTAGAGCCAGTACATGTCGTGGTGGATGTGGCCGCTCATCGTGAGCGGGATGTTGTACTTGACGACGTCCTCGAGGAAGCGCTTCGCAACGGCCGGGTCAGCTCCCCAGTAGTGACCGACGTACTCCTTGAGCTGGTCCCAGTCAGTGCTCGGGTCGAGGTTCTTTATAACGCCGCCAAGGTAGTTCCAGCGTGGGGCGAAGAAGTACGGGTGGTGGTATAGAACTATCGGAATGTATCCCTTGTGCTCGTTGAGGACCTTCTCCATCCACTCAATCTCGTCCATGGTCGGGTAGCCGCGGTCGCCGCCGGTGTCGAGACCGATTATGAGGAACTTGCCGATGGTGACGTAGAAGTACGTCGGGCCGAGAATCTGGGTGTAAACGGTCGGCGGGTCATCGTGGTTGCCCTTAATTCCAACGACCGGGAGTCCTGAGGCGGACGCAAGCTTGGTGATGTTGAAGATTATCCTGTAAGCCGTGAGGTCACTACTCGTATCGGACTGGTCACCGGTGTTTATGAGAATGGTCGCGCCCTTCATAGCCCAGTACTGGTAGGCGCTGTAAGTCGCGACGATACTGTGAAGCGGAATCGGGTTGGAGCACATGTTCTCGAGCTTGTATATGTTGTTCTGGAAGTAGGGACCGCAGACGTAGCCTATCTTTGCGCCGGTGGTGACGTGTGTGTCGCTGACCCAGGCAATCTTGAGGGTCTTCGGCCACTCCTTGAAGACCTTGAGACCGTTCGGAAGAACGAGGGTTCCCTGGTTGGTCTTTATGAGCAGGAAGTAG includes the following:
- a CDS encoding CGP-CTERM sorting domain-containing protein, with product MARRLLALLLAFMGALAILNVTPVSATGSYSYTYSKFLYQPAPVVPAFAIPGGNFTLYLKGNNLDVKGIEAVSILHGPYDLHILSATAPAGKDMSTVVVGVPKDMAPDDYFLLIKTNQGTLVLPNGLKVFKEWPKTLKIAWVSDTHVTTGAKIGYVCGPYFQNNIYKLENMCSNPIPLHSIVATYSAYQYWAMKGATILINTGDQSDTSSDLTAYRIIFNITKLASASGLPVVGIKGNHDDPPTVYTQILGPTYFYVTIGKFLIIGLDTGGDRGYPTMDEIEWMEKVLNEHKGYIPIVLYHHPYFFAPRWNYLGGVIKNLDPSTDWDQLKEYVGHYWGADPAVAKRFLEDVVKYNIPLTMSGHIHHDMYWLYIDKEGHKHYFLTLTSTGAPDKEPNPPANPKHSPTWYGSNLVVISENGSVEMPYTPVKIENDKVRSDFISVPVPQEFMIFRYETSLGTALKFINELNNSVSGPIVVPVPANAKVDPSATNVTYKVIKEREIAGQYYMLLNVTVPKGVSQLVIDTGKDTEKPVLQIAYLQPSHPQPNSDFTVYFTAQDNLGIRNLYAVIYDSNGNLVKYGKVEKFPAEPASGKPGDTFYIVELPGLKAGKYKLEIVAEDFYGNKAVLTKELNIAGSTPVSSPTTTSTSSSAKKGICGPAAIVGLAIIPLLLRRRK